A single region of the Leisingera thetidis genome encodes:
- a CDS encoding sigma-54 dependent transcriptional regulator: MDGTVLVADDDRTIRTVLTQALTRAGCKVHATSSLTTLMRWVAEGKGDVIISDVMMPDGNGLEMLPKIQADRPGLPVIVISAQNTIMTAIKAEEAEAYDYLPKPFDLPELMKRTAKALAAKRVAPSAPRTDAPEHPEELPLIGRSEVMQTLYRLIARVMNTDLPLLITGESGTGKSLIARAIHDFSDRRTLPFVQADAAALIELEGPSRLLAQAKGGTLVIDELADLPEEAQARLVRMMDAPGDHAPRFIASSQKDLAVVMEAGDLRQDLYYRICGSALHVPALRERVEDILLLAEHFLIRAENDGAPHRVLSEGAREVLRHFGWPGNVRQLENTVRRLALTARSEDISQADAASVLGPQSGPEPAVAGLASEKLSEAVARHLQRYFDLHGDLLPPPGLYMRLLREVETPLIEIALAATGGNQAKCAELLGINRNTLRKKITDLDIEVTRRRKLM, encoded by the coding sequence ATGGACGGCACCGTTCTGGTCGCTGACGACGACCGCACCATCCGCACCGTACTGACCCAGGCGCTGACCCGCGCCGGCTGCAAGGTGCATGCGACCTCTTCGCTGACCACGCTGATGCGCTGGGTGGCTGAGGGCAAGGGCGATGTCATCATCTCGGATGTGATGATGCCGGATGGCAACGGGCTGGAGATGCTGCCCAAGATCCAGGCCGACCGGCCCGGGCTGCCGGTGATCGTGATCTCGGCGCAGAACACCATCATGACGGCGATCAAGGCGGAAGAGGCCGAGGCGTATGATTACCTGCCGAAACCCTTTGACCTGCCGGAACTGATGAAGCGCACCGCCAAGGCGCTGGCGGCAAAGCGGGTGGCCCCTTCTGCGCCTCGAACGGATGCGCCGGAGCACCCGGAGGAGCTGCCGCTGATCGGCCGCAGCGAGGTGATGCAGACGCTGTACCGGCTGATCGCCCGGGTGATGAACACCGATCTGCCGCTGCTGATTACCGGCGAAAGCGGGACCGGAAAGTCGTTGATTGCCCGGGCTATACATGACTTTTCAGACCGGCGGACGTTACCTTTTGTGCAGGCGGACGCTGCGGCATTGATCGAGCTGGAAGGCCCGTCACGGCTGCTGGCGCAAGCAAAAGGGGGCACGCTGGTTATTGATGAGCTGGCCGATCTTCCGGAAGAGGCGCAGGCACGGCTGGTGCGGATGATGGATGCGCCGGGTGATCATGCGCCCCGTTTCATCGCCTCCAGTCAGAAAGACCTTGCCGTGGTCATGGAGGCCGGGGACCTGCGCCAGGATCTGTACTACCGGATCTGCGGCTCGGCGCTGCATGTGCCTGCGTTGCGGGAAAGGGTGGAGGATATTCTGCTTCTGGCGGAGCACTTCCTGATCCGGGCCGAGAATGACGGCGCACCGCACCGCGTGCTGAGCGAGGGCGCGCGCGAGGTGCTGCGCCATTTCGGCTGGCCTGGAAATGTCCGGCAGCTGGAGAACACCGTGCGGCGGCTGGCGCTGACCGCGCGCAGCGAAGACATCAGCCAGGCTGATGCCGCTTCCGTGCTGGGGCCGCAGTCCGGACCGGAACCGGCCGTGGCGGGGCTTGCCAGCGAGAAGCTTTCGGAAGCGGTCGCCCGCCACCTTCAGCGCTACTTCGACCTGCATGGCGACCTGCTGCCGCCGCCGGGGCTGTACATGCGGCTGCTGCGCGAGGTGGAGACGCCCTTGATCGAAATCGCCCTGGCGGCGACCGGCGGCAACCAGGCAAAATGCGCCGAACTTCTGGGGATAAACCGGAATACCCTGCGTAAGAAGATTACGGATCTGGATATTGAGGTGACACGCCGCCGCAAACTGATGTAA
- a CDS encoding sensor histidine kinase, which produces MAHKSHLRAAYGPFAAFDRWRRTRRARNIGTIGLVLLGPVLALATFLIIGPFGQGASSRPLRLILLADLVYILTIAALVMTQIVRLFMARRSKSAGSRLHLRLIGAFGFLALIPTVIVAVFAVLTVNVGLEGWFSQRVRQVIGSSLAAAEAYQAQQKNDLTEDAHALARYLDNSRARSFFINDAELRLVLAQGQLQIQRGLREAYIVDSAGLIRARGERSYEFDFEKPNDRQIGVARSDGFLLIEDWDNSEFRALVQLEAFVDRFLYISRDVDGELLNLLDDTQETAHLYQQLESERGRVLFEFALLYIGFAVILILAAMWLGMWFAERLSRPVGRLTVAAQRVGSGNLDVQVPIDDGGDEISQLGQYFNQMTRELKAQHGRLLDNTRQIERRRRLFDSVLSSVTSGVVGLDADGRVTFVNRSAERLLDWQEDQQSLALAVAVPEFGPLFAELIETGAEVVQEEIKVTRQGQLENLLVRMSPRRSGEGGLEGYVVAFDDVTDLVSAQRLAAWGDVARRIAHEIKNPLTPIQLSAERIKRKFAPKLGEENSDQLQSMTDVIVRQTNDLRRIVDEFSKFARMPEPERREEDLAKLVRDAVILQQQGQPGVRIRAELPQAAMPSDLDATMIGQALTNLIKNAGEAIESLQQKKNPQGLVPEIRVAAAKAGHFYEVRIADNGIGLPEDRARLFEPYVTTRDAGTGLGLPIVKKIIEEHGGTLTLEDAPVFEGHAHYGAMAVIRLPAANRAAAPNKSTVKAGLT; this is translated from the coding sequence GTGGCGCATAAGTCACATCTGAGGGCGGCATACGGGCCATTTGCAGCCTTTGACCGGTGGCGGAGGACCCGCCGCGCCCGCAATATCGGGACAATCGGGCTGGTGCTGCTGGGGCCGGTACTGGCGCTGGCTACTTTCCTCATTATCGGACCGTTCGGGCAGGGCGCATCCTCCAGACCGCTGCGGCTGATTCTGCTGGCGGATCTGGTTTATATCCTGACCATCGCGGCGCTGGTGATGACCCAGATCGTGCGGCTGTTTATGGCACGCCGCTCGAAATCCGCCGGATCCCGCCTGCATTTGCGGCTGATCGGGGCGTTCGGGTTTCTGGCGCTGATCCCGACCGTCATCGTTGCGGTGTTTGCGGTGCTGACGGTGAATGTGGGACTTGAGGGCTGGTTCTCGCAGCGCGTGCGGCAAGTGATCGGCAGCTCGCTGGCGGCGGCCGAGGCTTATCAGGCGCAGCAGAAAAACGATCTGACCGAAGACGCGCATGCGCTGGCGCGATACCTGGACAACAGCCGAGCCCGCAGTTTCTTTATCAACGACGCCGAGCTGCGTCTGGTTCTGGCGCAAGGCCAGCTGCAGATTCAAAGGGGTCTGCGCGAAGCCTATATCGTCGACAGCGCCGGGCTGATCCGGGCGCGCGGGGAACGTTCATACGAGTTCGATTTCGAGAAGCCGAACGACCGCCAGATCGGAGTTGCCCGCTCCGATGGATTCCTGCTGATCGAGGATTGGGACAACAGCGAATTCCGTGCCCTGGTGCAGCTGGAGGCTTTTGTCGACCGGTTCCTGTACATCAGCCGGGACGTGGACGGCGAGCTGCTGAACCTGCTCGATGACACCCAGGAAACCGCGCATCTCTACCAGCAGCTGGAAAGCGAGCGCGGCCGGGTTCTGTTTGAATTTGCGCTGCTTTACATCGGTTTTGCGGTGATCCTGATCCTGGCGGCGATGTGGCTGGGCATGTGGTTCGCCGAACGGCTGTCGCGGCCCGTCGGACGGCTGACGGTAGCGGCGCAGCGGGTTGGTTCCGGCAATCTGGACGTGCAGGTGCCGATTGATGATGGCGGCGACGAAATTTCCCAATTGGGCCAGTATTTCAACCAGATGACCCGGGAGCTTAAGGCGCAGCACGGGCGGTTGCTGGACAACACCCGGCAGATCGAACGCCGCCGCCGCCTGTTCGACTCTGTGCTGTCTTCGGTGACATCCGGGGTTGTGGGGCTGGACGCGGACGGGCGGGTGACATTCGTCAACCGTTCGGCTGAGCGGCTGCTGGACTGGCAGGAGGATCAGCAGTCGCTGGCGCTGGCGGTGGCAGTACCGGAGTTCGGGCCGCTGTTTGCCGAGCTGATCGAAACCGGTGCCGAGGTGGTGCAGGAGGAGATCAAGGTGACCCGCCAGGGCCAGCTGGAAAACCTGCTGGTGCGGATGTCTCCGCGCCGCTCCGGGGAGGGCGGGCTGGAAGGCTATGTGGTGGCCTTTGACGATGTGACCGATCTGGTCAGTGCCCAGCGGCTGGCGGCCTGGGGCGATGTGGCCCGGCGGATTGCCCATGAGATCAAGAACCCGCTGACCCCGATCCAGCTGAGTGCGGAGCGGATCAAGCGCAAGTTCGCCCCCAAGCTGGGCGAGGAGAACAGCGATCAGCTGCAATCGATGACCGATGTGATCGTGCGCCAGACCAATGATCTGCGCAGGATTGTCGATGAATTCTCGAAATTCGCCCGCATGCCGGAACCGGAGAGGCGCGAAGAAGATCTGGCCAAACTGGTGCGGGACGCAGTGATCCTGCAGCAGCAGGGCCAGCCCGGTGTCCGGATCAGGGCGGAGCTGCCGCAGGCAGCGATGCCGTCGGATCTGGACGCCACCATGATTGGCCAGGCGCTGACCAATCTGATCAAGAACGCAGGCGAAGCCATTGAAAGCCTGCAGCAAAAGAAAAACCCGCAAGGCCTGGTGCCGGAAATCCGTGTGGCGGCGGCAAAAGCGGGACACTTCTATGAAGTCCGCATCGCCGACAATGGCATCGGCCTGCCGGAAGACCGGGCACGGCTGTTCGAGCCTTATGTGACCACGCGCGATGCGGGCACCGGGCTGGGGCTGCCGATCGTCAAGAAAATCATCGAAGAGCATGGGGGCACGCTGACGCTGGAAGATGCCCCGGTGTTCG